In Malaclemys terrapin pileata isolate rMalTer1 chromosome 10, rMalTer1.hap1, whole genome shotgun sequence, the DNA window TGTGTCCGTTTACCATTACAAAACAACATAAACTGCCAACCCCCTGCTAGACTGGAGGTTGGGGCAAAGTTAGAAATGAGCTTCCAACTTTTCCAAATGCGAATGATTTTCTAGCCCAGGGTTTTTCAGAGTCCATGCAGCTATAGCAGGGAGAAGGAAGAATAATGACTTCTTTATTGGATGAAATAAAATTGATAATGCATATCTGATTGTGAGCCAGTATTTGGTGATCAGAGATGGATGAGGCGTGATTGTCTGTGTACAGTACTGATGTCATTCATTTAATGGCtctattaaaaatgaaagctgtggATTCATTCATAACTTTCAAAGGGCTAAAAATCCAGAAATAGCACCTTCATCAATGACCACTGTTAAAAACTACGACCCAGATTCACCCtgagtgcaactccactgacttccatgaaaTTACACCAGGAGTGGACTTGGCTCTCAGAGTCTGATTAGTTAAAAACGGATTCATCTTATGTACACATGTAATTTTTGTGCGCTCTGCTCAGGAAAAGCTCAGAATTCCCTTCTCACATGCCAGGAACACTTTGTCACTGACTTGTATCCTTTGCAGAACATGAGAGAGTTTCGGAATAGGAGCAGGCACGCTGCTCAGCAAGCCAGTCCTCTTACAGTTCACTGCGTCTCGCTCCCACTTTTTGCTTTTTCACCAAATCCCTCACCCTCCTTCTTCTCCAGACCACTCTGGAGTTTTCTCTCAGCTACAGGAAAGGATTGTTACTTTGGCAACATTAGAAAGAACAAACTCCAACAAGAGAAGCAGTCACTAAAGTGAAATCTGTTTCCTGCTCTGATGCAAATGCATCAGTACTCACGTAAGGACTGGTAAATCCTGTATGAATAAACAGGGTGCACAATCAGACACGTGGCTGCATAAGGAACAGGCATCCTTGGACCAAATTCACAGCAGTAATCGTGTACCTGCCTTCGCACTGCTTCTGGTGAAGAGCAATATGCCCACAGTGGCATGGACAGCACTGAATCAGAGTGCCTCAAGACAAGTGTCTGCGACTGTCTGGCCTTCTTTGGGATGGAAAGTGACAAACAGGCTAAATAGTATTGGCGGATAATGGAGACTCTCCTTTAATCCGAAGGCTAGAAGGCAGTGGTTTTGGAGCAGAAAGCTTGTTCATGAGGCTGCATGTTTGCAGCCTCGCTGGGTGCTGTGGTGTCTGTGCGCCTGGCTACATATtccttttaataataaaaacatagcaggcaaaatatacaggaatgaAATGTCGTTTTGTATGACAAAAGACAGGTCTGAATTTGCTTCCAAGTAGCTGCTCacacaacagaaaatgtgaactgagaggcctaggccagatcctcaggcagGGGAtatcaatgtagctccattgaggAGGTGAGTTAtacaccagtttacatcagctgaagatcttagggaaaatggtgccctggaCCATCTTTGGCACCCCTTAAGTACTACTCCCgcagcaggcagagcagcagcaggtgtcatgctgcctggctcctgccctttagcccctcccctcaccccccaggtgGGCACAGCCCTTCTGCAGCCTCTTGACCACGGTGCCCCACCCCTGATCACGGCTCCCTGGGCGGTCGCCCATGTCACCCACCTGTAAGGCCGGGCCTGCCTGACCCAGAGTTCTAGAGGAGCTAAACGATGACTGGGCAGAAAACGTCAGGTCTGCCTGGTTTTTCTGGATCAGGAGGATGgtaacaatgggcttaaattgcagcaagggaggtttaggttagactttagggaaaacttcctaactgtcagggtgcttaagcactggaataaattgcccagggaggttgtggaatctccatcattggactAGGAGacttctcgagatcccttccagtcctacgattctatgactctataagGTTGAAAGAATGCAAACTAATAgactttccaaactaaacaaatgctAGGctctttcccacccccccactccccaggaagAAATGAGAAATCAGAAGTTATAATTTAGTCAGATAGCTGCTCATATAGGGAGACAGGCAGTCTTTCTCAGTTGTTTTAAGATGTGATGTAaaaatgatagatagatagatagatagatagatagatagatagatagatagatagatagatagatagatagatagatggggtgtctggggatagatagctAGCTCGATATGTGTTATGCTGTGattatctatctgtctgtctatctatctaatcaCTTTGCAACTATTGACTAATTATTCTGGGACTGTCCTGTCCCAAAGCAATGCCATGCATCCAAAGTCAGTGAGCATTTGGGCCTTTGAAATCTCCTGGGCATCCTTAGGCTGGGATATTTGCTAGTGAATTGCAGGAGACAGGATTGGAGTCTAGGTTTTGCATTATTAATGATTGATGATGTATTACCCCTTTGTGGACACAAGCGGGTTTTGTTCTGCGAGGACAAATGAACTGCACGGgtgggggtttgtgtgtgtgtaggtgtaagagagggagaagtgtgtgtgtgtgtgggggggatcatCCTTGTCTGATTACAAGTCAACTTCCTTTCTGCAAGAGAGAGATCACAAAAGCAGGAATTTCATCTACACCAGCCAGATCAACGCCCATTTAGCCCCGGGCTCGGGACTAATGTTGCTGAAAATCACAGCAATGTAGCCCTGCTTGCGGTTCCTATGAGCTGTGAGTCACGGACTCCCTACGTTTCGTGAGTGTGTGTGCAGTGGGCATTGATGGGGCGGCTGGGGTTGGATTTCTCGCCCCTTCCCTTCtgctgccatgaaacagctggtgctgctgtcaccgggcaggcagccccgggctgtggggaaggagggctggaCGGGTAAAGCGGGGGGAGGAGAAGTTGAGTGGCTGCTGCCCCCCCGAGGAGCCGGCTCGGAGATGCTTTAGTCACTTTCAGGGGGGTGGCTGGCGGGGAGTCAGCAGGGGGGCTGACGGGCTGAGGATGCTCGTTCAGTTTCCACGCGGTTACcttggctgggggcggggactcTGGCTTGGCCGCTCCGCCCCCTCGGTGGCTATATAcaaggggggaagagagacccCCAAGCATCAGAGTCTCCCAAACTCCAGCAACTCTTCCAAGGGGAACTAACTTCAGCCCTCGGCCCCTGCTGCTCTGCAGGCTTCGGCCAGCGCCCGCCGGGAGCCAGCGGACCCCTCATCCCATGTTAGTGAGTTAGTTACTTAGTTAGTTACACgatttttctttcctccccccgccgccTGGACCAGCTGAAGCCCCGCGAAGTTTGTTCCGCGCTCGCCATGAATTTAAGGCACGCGTCTGGGGGCGCATGGAAAACCCTGGGCTTGCTGGCGCTGATGCTGCTGCTCGATCCGGTAGGAGCCTGGTACAAGCACGTGGCCAGCCCCCGGTACCACACGGTGGGCCGAGCTTCGGGGCTGCTGATGGGCATCAGACGCTCCCCGTACCTGTGGCGCCGGGACTTGGGGGATGAGCCAGGAGAGAGCCCGGGCTCGCCCCCCACCGCTGTGAACAGGGCGCCCAGGTTATTGCAGAGCCGCAGGCAAGACCTCAGAGCAGCCGGGCCgcggacccaggcatccggggtgccagccccccgccccgccagagGCGAGCTCCGTGGGAGAGAACCCGTGGCCCTCACGCGGCTGGGCCTGCAGGACTTAATAGCCAGGCGAACAATCGCTCAGCACCGGGGCCCCCTGCAGACAGGTGCCAGCCTCCTCCCGCAGCGAGCCCGAGCGCTGCCCGCCCCGCAGGGCCCCTGGAGCCGAGGAGGGACCCGGGAGAAGAAAAGGCCAAAGCTCCTGGAGACGGTGATGAAGCAGCAGCCGCAGGGCAGCGAGGAGGGGATCGGGGACTTAAGGTAAATCTCCCCCAGTAAGTATGAGGCTAGAAAAGCCATCTCGCtactccgggggaggggggggggagagaaaccagCCCTCACGGGGCTGCAGGGTCCCTGGAGCCGGGCTTCCCCGGGTGGTCATGCTTTGAACTAGGGGGTCGGCTGAGCGGCCAGCACTTTACTGCGTTAATGGCATGCTGGGGAGGATGGGTTCCCAGCGGGGACCCGCTGCCGGGGCTTCAGCAGAGCCCTCCTTGCCCTCgcaacagagacacacaccggcACAACATCCCTCCCAGGCCCCGTCTCACTCACCTGTCCCCTGATCAATTTCCGCTCCTCTCTCGCGGACTCACCCTGCTCTGAGGGCCTGATGCTAAGCCCCATGGCCGTCCTTGGCGCGGATTTCAATGGgttggggatcaggtgatggtttTATTCCAAATGGTTTAAAGCTGTGACCTAGTGAGAGTTTCCTGACCAGGCAGAAGCAGCCGCAGTTCCGCTGTTTGCTGTAAATCCACCTGAGAAGGGAAATCAGCGGATTTACTGATCACAGCAGAGCTTTGGAGGTGCCAGGAAATTCTTGAAACCAGCGATTCAACCGGAGACTGAGATGAACAGTTTTGTCTCTCAGCTCTGAGCCGAACAATGGCATTTTCTTGGAAACCTCTTGGTCGGTGGCTGCTCGCTTCTGGTTTGTACCTTCCTCTGGTTTGGTGGCTGGGGATACAGGCTATTTGGAAGGAAGCATACACAGAAGCTAGTTGTAGACAAAGATTTCTGTGCAGTGCTGAGAACTCGGGATTATTAAATGATGCGCtattggcagggggttgggcagcAAGAAAGCAAGATGACCAGGTCAGGTACTTCACAGCACTTACCGTGAATATTCCTCCGGGAACTAGCATTACCGCTGCACCGAGCCTATCTGGGTGTGTATAGGAAAGGCACCAAAACGCCGCAGTCAAGACTTGTCCCGTTCTTTCTCAAGGCTCGGGAGCTTAAATTGAACACTCAAGAgatgtaacagagggtcctgtggcgcctttgagactaacagaagtattgggagcataagctttcgtgggtaagaacctcacttcttcagatgtcttgcatctgaagaagtgaggttcttacccacgaaagcttatgctcccagtacttctgttagtctcaaaggtgccacaggaccctctgttgctttttacagattcagactaacacggctacccctctgttactcaAGAGATGGTGGGTTTTGGTACCACTTGATGCTTCACTAAAGCTAATGCAAAAAGCCAAAGCCCGTCTGGCTGCTGTTGCTGAAATGTTGGACTGTATGCGCAGAAGTTGCAGTCAAACAGTAAAGTAAATTAAGGTGCTTGTCCAAACAGGGGTGTGGATCCCATTACCTACACAGGCTTTTCCATCTCCAGCTAATGTGTTCCCTTGGCAGCTGATGGACGTTATTTAACCAAGTTCATTAGGGTCTTTGTTACCCTTTAAAAATAACCCCAGTACTCGCTCTGCATGACACACTATGTGCGG includes these proteins:
- the NPW gene encoding neuropeptide W → MNLRHASGGAWKTLGLLALMLLLDPVGAWYKHVASPRYHTVGRASGLLMGIRRSPYLWRRDLGDEPGESPGSPPTAVNRAPRLLQSRRQDLRAAGPRTQASGVPAPRPARGELRGREPVALTRLGLQDLIARRTIAQHRGPLQTGASLLPQRARALPAPQGPWSRGGTREKKRPKLLETVMKQQPQGSEEGIGDLSLSESEI